A window of the Pelagicoccus enzymogenes genome harbors these coding sequences:
- a CDS encoding sulfatase-like hydrolase/transferase: protein MKKLDCSRIPRLLKALLVFLALYPATRVVAESRPNFVIIYTDDHRWDAVGASRASSIQTPNIDRLSESGRYFPNSFVSLSICAPSRASLLTGYYGSTNGVMDMESALIVEDDTLAERLAESGYETSLFGKWHLSSTPERLGFAYSSYFYGLVPYWDVTFMRQGEELVLEGFVDDATTRETMLYLDTVRKRNKPFFVCYNSFAPHMDNSFAWPARESSLELYPKSKLPYPSTWEGELPGKPPYLKRNRPRQRALEYGYADLNNVLDHIQGYYASVTDMDAAVGELLDYLRREQLEDETYIILMGDNGWFNAEHGLTSKVLPYEESIRVPLIVSGPGVEAGVSEALALNLDIMPTVLELAGLPEDDKLHGRSLVPLLKGESVEDWREYIYYEAPHPQHGTMPLISVRTKDWKYVATYAEPTLENLMFEELYHLESDPGEWRNLISDPALDSKREQMVAFLEEARARYTNEAGLGKRKPLSGL from the coding sequence ATCCTGCGACTCGGGTCGTGGCGGAAAGTCGTCCGAACTTCGTGATCATCTACACGGATGACCATCGTTGGGATGCGGTAGGAGCTTCCCGTGCCAGCAGTATCCAAACTCCGAATATCGATCGTTTGTCGGAAAGCGGCCGCTATTTTCCAAATTCCTTCGTGAGTCTTTCGATTTGCGCTCCGAGCCGGGCCTCGCTGCTGACGGGCTACTATGGCAGTACCAATGGGGTCATGGACATGGAATCCGCGTTGATTGTGGAAGACGATACGCTTGCCGAACGACTTGCGGAATCAGGATACGAGACCTCCCTGTTTGGAAAATGGCATCTCTCCAGCACGCCGGAAAGGCTCGGGTTCGCGTATTCGTCTTACTTCTACGGCTTGGTGCCGTACTGGGATGTTACCTTCATGCGGCAGGGCGAGGAACTTGTGTTAGAAGGGTTTGTAGACGATGCAACCACGCGGGAAACGATGCTCTATTTGGATACCGTGAGAAAGCGGAACAAGCCGTTTTTCGTATGCTACAACTCCTTTGCCCCGCACATGGACAACAGTTTCGCTTGGCCAGCCCGCGAGTCTTCCCTCGAATTGTATCCAAAATCCAAGTTGCCTTATCCCAGTACTTGGGAAGGGGAATTGCCTGGGAAGCCGCCTTACCTGAAACGTAACCGTCCACGGCAGCGGGCGCTTGAATATGGATACGCTGACTTGAACAATGTCCTCGACCATATCCAGGGCTACTACGCTTCGGTTACCGATATGGACGCGGCAGTGGGCGAGCTGCTGGACTACTTGCGACGCGAGCAGCTCGAAGACGAGACCTACATTATCCTCATGGGCGACAACGGCTGGTTCAATGCAGAGCATGGTCTGACGAGCAAGGTGCTTCCCTACGAGGAGTCGATTCGCGTACCCCTTATCGTGAGCGGTCCAGGGGTGGAAGCCGGTGTCAGCGAAGCCTTGGCCCTCAATCTTGATATCATGCCGACCGTGCTCGAGTTGGCGGGCTTGCCAGAGGACGACAAATTGCACGGCAGAAGCTTGGTTCCTCTCCTCAAAGGGGAATCGGTAGAGGACTGGCGCGAGTATATCTATTACGAAGCTCCGCATCCCCAGCACGGGACCATGCCGCTCATATCGGTGCGCACCAAGGATTGGAAATACGTCGCGACTTACGCGGAGCCGACATTGGAAAACCTAATGTTCGAGGAGCTGTACCACTTGGAATCGGACCCCGGAGAGTGGCGGAACCTGATCAGCGATCCGGCCCTCGATTCGAAGCGAGAGCAGATGGTCGCCTTCCTGGAGGAAGCCCGGGCCCGCTACACCAATGAAGCGGGGCTCGGAAAGCGGAAGCCGCTGAGTGGATTGTAA
- a CDS encoding helix-turn-helix transcriptional regulator — MPTPQFPLGKVEIAPHVHNARYVCPTNARQSAAFQFIAGYEECDGRYRIARHSYPYLILEMVVGGEGSLRIDGATHAVEAGFCFCGGPDIPYEFSSSSRNPLRKYFLVFGSLQSGNLAPQRRLYPGFTTPHAPADELRKWGELILAEGASQSPDALENVSALASVLVRKIAPDASGRGAEHSTDALVVRALREIERNFKSLTSLESLATSLSVSSEHLCRVFKANRKASPYRILMRRKMEHAYAQLKMTQTPIQEIAHSLGFSDSFHFSRAFKKRYGIPPSRTR; from the coding sequence ATGCCCACCCCTCAGTTTCCCCTCGGCAAAGTAGAAATAGCCCCCCATGTGCACAACGCACGCTACGTCTGCCCCACAAATGCGAGACAAAGCGCTGCATTTCAGTTCATTGCAGGCTACGAGGAGTGTGACGGCCGCTATCGGATCGCCCGTCACTCCTATCCATACTTGATACTTGAAATGGTGGTTGGTGGAGAAGGATCCTTGAGAATCGATGGAGCCACCCACGCTGTGGAAGCCGGCTTCTGCTTCTGCGGGGGACCGGACATTCCCTACGAATTTTCATCCAGCTCGCGAAATCCCCTCCGCAAGTACTTCCTCGTTTTCGGTAGCCTGCAGTCAGGGAATCTGGCCCCGCAACGGCGCCTCTACCCAGGGTTCACCACCCCTCACGCCCCAGCCGACGAACTGAGAAAATGGGGCGAACTCATTCTCGCAGAGGGCGCTTCCCAGTCTCCCGACGCCCTGGAAAACGTGTCTGCCCTCGCCAGCGTACTGGTCCGAAAAATCGCCCCAGACGCCAGCGGCAGGGGAGCCGAGCATAGCACCGACGCCCTCGTGGTTCGGGCCCTCCGGGAGATCGAGCGCAATTTCAAGAGCCTCACTTCGCTGGAAAGCCTCGCCACTAGCCTATCGGTGAGCAGCGAGCACCTTTGCCGCGTCTTCAAGGCCAACCGCAAGGCAAGCCCCTACCGCATCCTCATGCGGCGCAAGATGGAACACGCCTACGCGCAATTGAAGATGACCCAAACGCCCATCCAAGAGATCGCTCACTCCTTGGGCTTCAGCGACAGCTTCCACTTCTCACGAGCCTTCAAAAAACGCTACGGAATTCCGCCCTCCCGCACCCGCTAG